One region of Paenibacillus polymyxa M1 genomic DNA includes:
- a CDS encoding MFS transporter has translation MRPHKLFYSVSFLQFFMSEITGTTLILFLLAKGLSLQSANFLLVVFFVSIFLFEIPTGAIADKYGRKISVVLGLCCFLVYSVLFVWVDHMWLLVFAQVFGGLAICLQSGSLESWVVENSDKPMEVLFTTSNSIQYISGFICGLLGAFLATFNYSLPWVASIVSIILCIFLCCFYMKEKNITHRKTSATRIKTIIGESVRIGFENKSIWIVFIIGLFISFSNSAGNTFQQPRLVGLSEQGIWIMGLIKAGYSLCMTLGSYLVRRLGARYSDVHILMYACGMIGIWLILAGAFNTFYPVLLTFLIYEIGRGMYPVAKQIFLNKRISNEYRSTLLSLDSAISQLGMCIGLIVTGIVSRNFTNLASDQTPIQISWMLCGGIALIPIFLLLYVRRGSRKNSSWKEKATKQNV, from the coding sequence GTGAGGCCACATAAGCTATTTTACTCCGTCAGCTTTCTGCAATTTTTTATGAGTGAAATCACGGGAACTACGCTTATTCTATTTCTATTAGCTAAAGGACTTTCTCTGCAAAGTGCGAATTTCTTGCTGGTTGTATTCTTTGTAAGTATTTTTCTGTTTGAAATACCAACAGGAGCTATTGCAGACAAGTATGGAAGGAAAATTTCTGTTGTTCTGGGGCTTTGTTGTTTTCTAGTCTACAGTGTGTTGTTCGTTTGGGTAGATCACATGTGGCTGCTTGTGTTCGCACAAGTCTTTGGGGGTCTGGCAATATGCTTGCAATCAGGCTCGTTGGAATCCTGGGTTGTGGAAAACAGCGATAAGCCGATGGAAGTTCTTTTTACAACCTCTAACAGTATACAGTACATTTCGGGATTTATTTGCGGTCTGTTGGGGGCCTTTCTCGCAACTTTTAACTATTCACTTCCCTGGGTGGCCAGCATTGTATCTATTATCCTGTGTATTTTTCTATGCTGCTTTTATATGAAAGAGAAGAATATTACCCATCGAAAAACATCTGCTACTCGTATTAAAACGATTATCGGAGAAAGTGTCCGTATCGGTTTTGAAAATAAGTCGATCTGGATTGTGTTTATCATTGGTTTATTTATCAGCTTTTCAAACTCGGCGGGGAATACATTTCAACAGCCACGTCTGGTCGGTCTTTCTGAACAAGGGATTTGGATTATGGGATTGATCAAGGCAGGTTATTCACTATGTATGACTTTGGGAAGCTATCTGGTTCGAAGGCTAGGCGCCCGTTATAGTGATGTACATATACTCATGTATGCTTGCGGGATGATTGGGATATGGCTCATTTTAGCGGGTGCTTTCAACACGTTTTATCCTGTACTGCTTACCTTTTTAATCTATGAAATTGGGCGAGGGATGTATCCGGTTGCCAAACAAATTTTTCTGAACAAAAGGATCTCTAATGAGTATCGTTCAACACTGCTATCTCTGGATTCTGCCATTTCCCAACTAGGCATGTGTATAGGTTTAATCGTGACAGGCATCGTAAGCCGTAATTTTACCAATCTTGCTTCAGATCAAACACCTATTCAGATATCGTGGATGCTGTGTGGCGGGATCGCATTGATCCCAATCTTTTTGTTGCTTTATGTCCGTCGGGGGTCAAGGAAAAATAGTTCCTGGAAAGAAAAAGCAACAAAGCAGAATGTTTAG
- the nrdI gene encoding class Ib ribonucleoside-diphosphate reductase assembly flavoprotein NrdI, with protein sequence MLIAYDSKTGNVKRFINKLKLPAVQIEEQMTIEEPYVLITYTTGFGQIPERVSSFLKKNAQNLVGVAASGNRNWGDKFAKSADLIADHYNVPVISKFELSGTFGDVERFKQEVSRVAAY encoded by the coding sequence ATGCTGATTGCTTATGATTCCAAGACCGGCAATGTAAAAAGATTTATAAACAAGCTCAAGCTTCCGGCTGTTCAGATTGAGGAACAAATGACTATAGAAGAACCTTACGTACTCATTACATATACAACCGGGTTTGGACAGATACCTGAGAGGGTATCTTCATTTTTGAAAAAAAATGCACAAAACCTTGTTGGTGTAGCTGCAAGCGGCAACCGTAACTGGGGTGACAAATTTGCCAAAAGTGCGGATTTGATTGCCGACCATTATAATGTCCCCGTGATTAGCAAATTTGAATTATCTGGAACGTTCGGAGATGTAGAGCGTTTTAAACAGGAGGTGAGCCGAGTTGCGGCATATTGA
- a CDS encoding DUF2500 domain-containing protein, giving the protein MESGFFMEFQSFNMIFFIVFGLIAIVIITGIVKTIGAGLSNQAAEQVQRSCKVVDKRTRVRGGSGDFSASTDYYITFEFEGGERKELKVKGSDFGMIVIGDRGEVHYKGTRFLEFVRLMGA; this is encoded by the coding sequence ATGGAAAGTGGTTTTTTTATGGAATTTCAATCGTTTAATATGATCTTTTTTATCGTGTTTGGACTTATTGCTATTGTAATTATTACGGGGATTGTGAAAACAATCGGAGCGGGCCTTTCCAATCAAGCAGCCGAACAGGTTCAACGTTCATGCAAGGTTGTGGATAAGCGAACTAGAGTGCGTGGGGGATCGGGTGATTTTTCAGCTTCGACCGATTACTATATCACCTTTGAGTTTGAAGGAGGTGAACGTAAGGAGCTGAAGGTAAAGGGTTCGGATTTTGGAATGATTGTAATCGGGGATCGCGGGGAGGTTCATTATAAAGGTACACGTTTTCTGGAGTTTGTGAGATTAATGGGAGCGTAA
- a CDS encoding LacI family DNA-binding transcriptional regulator yields the protein MRGKVTLQEIADAAGVSKFAVSRALSGKPGVSEETRALLVKLAAQMGYFRSHPKMTGVEPRDTDAREWSGTVLVLFPNIRHQNRESKYWGPVFEGISERLNRRGLDMITLTEPSTDDMFSLLNPEAIKGIITVGTISTTLLLNIYRMGIPVVMVDHWDSAFLSDAVFTDNRTCMNELMKDLLCKGYDHFQFVGHIDDAHSFYERWEAFRSTLEMSGVELRQNKALIYGGAQALAEEMDKLPEDELPEVFVCANDVTASQVVEVLKGKGIDVPRRCGVTGFDDTNDQMPIYATVRVDKELLGMRAVDQLLWRIMNPNSPVEKKLLHADLLVREVHAPRLSRENDDRDRPFSTIKYS from the coding sequence ATGCGTGGAAAAGTAACATTACAGGAAATTGCGGATGCGGCGGGCGTTTCAAAGTTTGCTGTTTCGCGTGCACTGTCAGGCAAACCCGGTGTAAGTGAAGAGACAAGGGCGCTGCTGGTTAAGCTTGCTGCCCAGATGGGCTATTTTCGCAGTCATCCCAAAATGACTGGGGTAGAGCCTCGGGACACAGATGCCAGAGAATGGTCGGGTACGGTGCTGGTGTTATTTCCGAATATTCGACACCAGAATCGGGAGTCCAAGTACTGGGGACCTGTATTTGAAGGGATTTCCGAGCGTCTGAACCGCAGGGGATTGGATATGATCACGCTAACGGAGCCTTCAACTGACGATATGTTTTCTTTACTGAATCCAGAGGCCATTAAAGGGATTATCACTGTAGGAACGATTTCAACTACGTTATTGCTGAACATTTATCGAATGGGTATTCCGGTTGTCATGGTGGATCATTGGGATTCTGCATTTTTAAGTGATGCGGTGTTTACGGATAATCGCACATGCATGAATGAATTAATGAAGGATTTGCTATGCAAGGGGTATGATCACTTTCAATTTGTGGGTCATATTGACGATGCTCACAGTTTCTATGAACGTTGGGAAGCTTTTCGGTCCACACTGGAAATGAGCGGAGTAGAATTACGGCAAAACAAAGCCCTTATTTATGGGGGAGCGCAGGCGCTTGCTGAGGAAATGGACAAGTTGCCCGAGGATGAGTTGCCAGAGGTTTTTGTTTGCGCTAATGATGTGACTGCTTCGCAAGTCGTGGAAGTGCTGAAAGGAAAGGGGATTGACGTGCCGAGGCGATGCGGGGTAACTGGGTTTGACGATACGAATGATCAAATGCCGATTTATGCCACGGTGAGAGTGGATAAGGAACTGTTGGGGATGCGGGCGGTAGACCAATTATTATGGCGCATCATGAACCCAAACTCACCTGTGGAAAAAAAATTGCTACACGCTGATTTACTCGTACGGGAAGTTCACGCGCCACGGCTCAGCCGGGAAAATGATGATCGTGATCGTCCCTTTAGCACAATCAAATATAGTTGA
- a CDS encoding ABC transporter substrate-binding protein has translation MFTNRSVQQCSILLLALLLLVTTGCANGKGGTAEKEDPNDTSPITFTFFGGDSSSNWNNMKDAVGQEITKKTGVTLNAEHAVNGRGEEKFALMAASGEYPDLVYPKGDIGKLVDAGALIDLTDLIDKYGPNIKKVYGDYFNRIKYSSEDPAIYTIPTNLGVDHIAFDAQAGFEIQHQALKKLGYPKIRTVQDFEKALKDYVAKYPTTNGQPTIPLSLDAEDWKMQITVTNPAVTATGGPDDGEYYIDPKTHKATLHYKRPEEREYFRWLNHMYNEGLLDKDTFVQKSDQYKSKIAAGRVIGLIDQEWNYQDAENALKAAGKDEYTYSHFPVTLNEQYEDHSLQPIGFDTASGIGITTSCKNPVRAIKFLDFLASDEGQILRNWGIEGQHYNVENGKRVIPAAVQERKNKDNASFSRESGIGLYWIWGPHYGDSVKDPTGNYYTTNYPEMITENYSQAEKESLQAYKARTWKDLFPNEKDFPVKEWGAAYNMPVPTNTNYNVIYQKSQDIVRKRIPEAVLAKPDQFDAVYDRMLQELDQAGVPKAEEIFTGLIQNRLKLWYGEK, from the coding sequence ATGTTCACGAACAGGTCGGTACAACAATGCTCTATCCTGCTCCTGGCTTTGCTGCTGCTTGTTACAACGGGCTGCGCGAATGGCAAAGGCGGTACGGCAGAAAAGGAAGACCCCAATGACACCAGTCCCATTACATTTACGTTCTTTGGCGGTGACTCAAGCTCCAACTGGAACAACATGAAGGACGCTGTCGGGCAGGAAATAACCAAGAAAACGGGTGTTACACTCAATGCCGAACATGCTGTCAACGGTCGAGGCGAGGAAAAGTTTGCTTTAATGGCTGCTAGCGGAGAGTACCCTGATCTCGTGTACCCCAAAGGAGACATTGGAAAGCTGGTCGATGCCGGAGCACTCATTGACTTAACCGACCTGATTGATAAATACGGTCCTAACATTAAGAAAGTGTATGGAGATTATTTTAACCGTATTAAATATAGTAGTGAAGATCCCGCCATTTACACCATCCCAACCAATTTGGGCGTAGATCACATCGCGTTTGATGCACAAGCAGGCTTCGAAATCCAGCATCAAGCCCTTAAGAAGCTCGGATACCCCAAAATTCGCACCGTTCAAGATTTTGAAAAAGCACTTAAAGATTATGTCGCCAAATACCCTACTACTAATGGCCAGCCTACCATTCCCTTATCGCTCGATGCCGAGGACTGGAAAATGCAGATTACTGTGACAAACCCGGCAGTTACGGCTACAGGTGGACCAGACGATGGCGAATATTATATTGATCCTAAAACACACAAAGCCACTCTTCACTACAAACGCCCAGAAGAGCGAGAGTATTTCCGTTGGTTAAACCATATGTACAATGAAGGTCTGTTGGATAAGGATACTTTTGTACAAAAAAGCGATCAGTACAAATCCAAAATCGCCGCAGGTCGTGTCATTGGACTGATTGATCAGGAATGGAACTACCAGGATGCCGAAAATGCGCTCAAGGCAGCAGGTAAGGATGAATACACCTACTCCCACTTTCCAGTCACTTTAAATGAGCAATACGAGGATCATTCCCTCCAGCCCATTGGTTTCGATACTGCGTCCGGGATCGGCATCACAACTTCATGCAAAAACCCGGTGCGAGCGATCAAGTTTCTGGACTTCCTGGCCTCGGACGAAGGACAAATTTTGCGTAATTGGGGAATTGAAGGCCAGCATTACAATGTAGAGAATGGCAAACGAGTCATTCCTGCAGCTGTGCAAGAACGCAAAAACAAAGATAATGCTTCTTTTAGCAGAGAATCAGGTATCGGTTTGTATTGGATATGGGGACCACATTACGGCGATAGCGTTAAGGACCCTACTGGCAACTATTACACAACCAATTATCCGGAGATGATTACCGAAAATTATAGTCAAGCGGAAAAAGAATCCCTTCAGGCATATAAAGCCCGGACATGGAAAGACTTATTCCCGAACGAAAAGGATTTTCCGGTAAAAGAGTGGGGAGCCGCCTACAACATGCCTGTTCCGACCAATACAAATTACAATGTTATTTATCAAAAGTCGCAGGACATTGTACGCAAACGGATTCCTGAGGCCGTACTCGCCAAGCCAGATCAATTCGATGCCGTGTATGACCGCATGCTCCAAGAGCTGGATCAGGCGGGTGTACCAAAGGCTGAAGAAATCTTCACTGGCCTGATCCAAAATCGTCTGAAGTTATGGTACGGGGAGAAGTAA
- a CDS encoding GNAT family N-acetyltransferase — protein MPHIIGARIVLREYRQEDIPDIRRWVNDPEITHGLSDVFIYPHSLANSESFVQMMIDGNSEIKGFIIAHKDTLDYIGQLDLFKINWVNRHATLGIVIGRGGDLGKGYGREAIRLIQKFAFHSLNLHRLELEVYAFNERAYRCYLACGFKEEGRLREKLFREGQYYDIIQMGMLRSEYEAVEKTKES, from the coding sequence ATGCCACATATCATTGGAGCACGAATTGTTTTAAGAGAGTACCGTCAGGAGGATATACCTGATATCCGAAGATGGGTCAATGACCCGGAAATCACACATGGTTTAAGCGACGTATTTATCTATCCGCATTCACTGGCTAATAGTGAATCGTTTGTACAGATGATGATTGACGGCAACTCTGAGATCAAGGGCTTTATCATTGCTCATAAAGACACATTGGACTATATTGGACAACTCGATTTATTCAAAATTAACTGGGTGAATCGGCATGCCACCCTTGGGATTGTAATCGGGCGTGGCGGTGACCTGGGCAAGGGCTATGGGCGGGAAGCAATCCGGCTGATACAAAAATTTGCGTTTCATTCGCTGAACCTGCATCGGCTGGAACTGGAGGTGTATGCGTTCAATGAACGTGCATATCGTTGCTATCTGGCATGTGGCTTCAAGGAGGAAGGGCGGCTACGGGAAAAGCTATTCAGGGAAGGACAGTACTATGACATTATTCAGATGGGAATGTTGCGAAGTGAGTATGAGGCTGTAGAGAAAACAAAGGAATCCTGA